ACAAGTGCCTGTAGATCTAGATGCAGAACATTCAGGCAACAAGCTTGGGCTTGGCCAGGAACTGTGCAGTGACTCTCAGCTTCTGGGATCCTGTTCTGGACATAATGTGAAACAGATCATCATCATTTAGCACtgtttaaaagatcaaaatggaaaaaaaatagcccAGCTATTGATCTGAAATCTCcccaatttctttcctttccaagGGAAAAAGGTCATACATTCCACATTTGAACCAGTGATGTGAGGAGCTCTAGCAGATGTAATGTCACATTTCTATACAGTAGGACTAGAAAATGACTTTATGTTGTTGTTTTGGCCTGGCTGTGGTGAAGACAGGTGCTTTGAGCACAAGGCTGGGCATTGGAGGGATTTTGGGGTCTGGTGGTGGATCTTGCTCCAAACAGGACCCCACATAAGCCTCCAGTGCTTCTTAGGTGCCAAAGATCTGTGGGCCACAGAATATGTCTTGTTTTGCAAATCAAGCAGGaagatcaaaatggaaaaaacaacaacaaaaaatagctCAGCTATTGATTTGAAATCTTCCCAATTTCTTTCCTTTACAAGGGAAAGAGGTCAGACATTCCACATTTGATCAGTGATGTGAGGGGCTCTGGCAGTGTTGTAACCCCCAGAATAGTCAGGAATAGAATGTTTCAGCCAAGCATGTGGTATTAGGAGTAAATGTGGTGAGATAACATCCTGAAAGACAGATTCTAAGCATCACCGAGGGACACCAGTCCACAGATTGTCCAATCAATAGTTAAGGAAATATGGATTCCTTGCTACCTGGGCATTGGAAGACTGGGAGGAGCTGTGCTGAAAACTAAAATATGCTTCCCTGACATTGGTGCCTCACCTGTCATCTGTGGTTAGCTGGACACTGCTTTGGGACTTATTTCAGATATGTGCCTTGCAGACGTTTATGTAATTGCCCAAAGTTTCCTGTCAATAAACATTAGTGGGTGAAATGGATTCCTCCCCCCCATCTCAGTCCCTGGGTAAGTGTTACACTGGAGAATGCCTAGTCCTATTCATGTGTTTAGCCAACCAAAGTGTGAACCATGTGGCTCCAAGGAACTTGCAAGAGTCAAGCAACCTTAGTGACCTGCAGGTCCACTGACCCATGGCTACTGAAGAAGCCAGGATAGATCCAGATGGTTTCAGTGCTTGAAGAGAAAGCTGCATCTGGGAAGGAGCTCCATGCGGCCAGGTTACTGTCAGTGAATTTGGCTGAATCAGATGTATTCGCCCTTTTGTTGTTGGCATAAATAGCCATGCATATGTTTGAAGCATTTCAAGGGTAAAGTTAGTAAATGAGTGTGTAGCATACTAACAGTCTAAATGTATAAACCTCTGCTTCTTATCTCTGGAGTCAGTGCTTAGAATTCACAGGGTCTAAAAACTTggtagggaaaaaaatatatctttactTTCATCACCTTCTAGTGGAAAGTTATAGTTTCCTTCTCTTATGAGTGTGGGTAAGAAACATGGGACCATTAGACTTTATGTGCTTCACCAGGTTTCTAAAAGTGTTCACAGATTAAAAGAAATACACCTATTCTGTACTATTATTCAAAGCTTTTGATGCAGGTAGAGTCACAGTGTGTATATTAAGAGATCCTCTTTTGTGCATATCAGTTTTAATGCAAGTCAAATTGGACAATGAATTTGGCAAACATCCTGCACAGTAGCTTGCAGATCAGCTAGGTTTAgatgggaaagaaaatattttaattgctgGACCACTAACGTACTCCTGCACTTTGGTCTAAATGCTGCAAGAGGAGATGACAAAACTCTGTGGTAAGAGATGGTTAGCAGAAACAACTAGGAACGGGGTCTCAGGAAGGAACACAGTTGTTTTAACtcagttttggttttggtttgggtTTGGGTTATTTTCAGAGCCCTTACTGAGTTCAGCTCAGACTCAACTAGACAACTGCACCATTCAACAGACACCTGCTTGGTGGGGAGCCTTGAAACCACTCACTGAGCCGTGGGAACACCTCCCTAGAGATCTGGCTGTTGCTTTGAGGATGGGAAAACAGGGTGAGAGGCCATAGAGGAGGTGCCTGTGGGCTGAGGGGTAAATCCCAGAAAGTGAGAGGATGGGAAAGGGTGAAAGCCAGGAAAGGAGACTAATCGTCAAAGTCTAGTCTCAACACTGCTCTGTGGAAGCCCTTGGTTTCCAGAGTGGAAGGGATTCGCTTGTCAAATGctctccttcaattttgttttttttaatgctattggtAGCTTTGCTTAAGCTCTTCCGGGGAGAGGAGCAGAAAGACCTGGACTTCTCAAAGCCAAGGGACattgttttggatgttaatccgCTGCTAAAATGCTGCCGGAGTGGGCAACAATGTGTTAAATGAAGAAAGTCTCAAAGAAACTGCCAACCATTATAAATaagttaattattttgaaaaatttaaaagaaactcaTTTTACTGACCAGGAAATGTCTAAGACTAGTCCTTTGGGGGTGGGTGGAGCAACCAGTCAACTCTCAGAGTCCCTTGTAGTCTGTCCAAACTTCTTGCCTCTGCTAGAGGTACAGAGTCTTATACTCAAACCTTAAAACTTCTCTTAAAAATCCAAgcctttctttgctttgctttgggaTGCTTTCTATGGCCTCCAGGGAGGCCCAAGTATCTAGGTTGGCATTTTTCGTCTATAGAGAGCCAGGAAGACGTCAGGTCCACAGCAGCCCTTTAAATTGTCAGGCCATGCATCCGGCCCTAGCCAGTCTGTGGCGCAAAGGACACCACTACCACTATTTCTGCCACATTCGCCTGGGCCAGAGCTGCAGGGGTTTTTTCCACCAGCTGATCCCCACCCCAAAACGGTGGAACCCGCATCACTGGAGGGCGTCCTGCAAGAAGAGGCCAAGGCCGTGGAAACCTGGCGTCCTCTTTCTTCACAGCCCTGAAGACGGGCAAGAAAGGCAGAAACTCCTGCCGCGGGCAACAAGTGGCCAGAGCTGAAAGTGGAAGTGATCCCCAAGTCCCAATTCCCGGAGGTTCCGTCAGGCGGCCGGGTACAGAGCTCAAGACCGCAAATTAACAGACGGAGACCTAGCAGTGAAGATCCGTTCCTCTTTGCTGCGCGCCCCTCGCCTTTGTTTCTTTGGCCAGGGGACCGAGTCGGTATGAATTGTGGCGGGGAGGATTCTTAGCGCCTCTCAGGAGGGCGGTGTGGGTTTGAGGCCAGCCTCTCCCAGGTCGCTACCTCGAGTCCACTCCGGGCTCTTGTCAGGGCCAGATTCTTGGCTCGCGCGTCTCGGAGTCAGCCAGGCACCCGGGAGGAGGGGCCGGCAAGGCTAAGAGAGTagaagagaggggaggaggggagaagaaggCTCCGAGTAGGAAAGCGAAGTGTGAACAGAGGTTTCGGGAAAatcaaagagagggagagaggtgaaGGACGCGAGAAACTGCGGaggaagcaagaaaagaaaattaggccCGGGGGCTGCTAGACTAGGAGTTCTTTCGCTGCGAGACGCAGTCTGCAGCAACCATTCCCGTCTAGATCCCAGCCCTCGCCTCCTCCCGGCTCCTCGAAAAACTGCAGAAGCAGGCCGCCATCCCCATCGCTGCCGGCGCTGCGCTTCAGCCCCAGCAGGGCTGAGTACGCTGGTCCACCCCGGGGACATAACGGGCAGCGCAACACCCCCTCCCCAAAGTAGCAGTGGACAGAGGCATAACCCAGCCCCGCTCCCTCCGAGAGCAGCGAGGCAGAGCAGATGTACCCAGCCTacgggagaggagagggaggaggctccagaggagagaaaaggatcCCTGCCCGGGTCAGAGCGCATGAGCAGTGGAAACTTGAGATGCTGGGCGggtagggaggagggaggagacgAGAGGGAGTagtttgtgcgtgtgtgtgtgtgtgtgtgtgtgtgtgtgtgtgtgtgtgtgtgtcctcaaGCGGCAGGACCTGTCATTACTGACGTCGGGCCGGGCCGCCGGCCAATGGGCGACTTAGGCGATTGTTGTTCTCGGCGGGCTCAGGCCTGGCCCGGAATCTCTATTCACTTCCTCCCGCGCCCCGCTGCTGCCTATGTAGTATACGGGATTTCAAGTAGGCATTaaagtcatacacacacacacgcacacacacacatacagacatacacacacacggaaagagagacagagagtcaCAACCCAAAacttgtgggggaaaaaaaactttgCAGAAGTTTATTGTGGTGGTTCTTTCCCCTCCCCGCTGTCAGGTGACAGTGGCGTGAGCGCCCGGACCCTAAGAGCACCAGGGAACCGGGGCCGGCATGAAGCATGCCGCCCTCTCCCAGCCAAGCTGGGCGCTGAAATTAGTATATATGAAGGGGGCACTTCTGCACCACAACCACCACTTACAACTTCACTTCCCTCACCTCCACTCCCCTGAGGGGAGCCGCGACCCCGAGCGCCCCTGGGAGTTGGCAGTGGCGGCCGAAGCTTACTGGGGCCGCAGGTCTAATCTCTACTGAGCACAGCCCAGGGGCCTCCAGCAAGCCACAGACTCAGCACTGCGCACCCCACTGTCCCTTCCACCCACCCCGCCGCCACCATCCCTCTCCTGCTCAGGGAGCGACAAGGTCTCTGCTGAATAGCTACCCAGCCTGACCGCGGCAGAGGCGCTTGGCCTCGAGCTGTCCGTCTGGTTTGCTGCGCCGCTGGCAGGCTCCCCGCCCGGCACTGACAGCAGAGGCAGTGTTGCGGCTGGGCTGGGTCTGCTCCCCGGGGCCGGGTGGAATGCTCAGTCCACGCCACTCGTTCTCACGCGCGCTATTTGTCTCGACAACAGGTAGCAGCTCCGGACACCATGGGCCCCATCTTGCTGCCGCCTCCTGCCCCTCGGTGTTCCCGAGGCTCCACGAGCAGCCCCCCCAGGCCTCCCCCAGCAGCACTTTGAACGGACTCCTGCGTCTGGGGCTCCCTGGAGACATGTACGCGAGATCCGAATCCTTCACGCCGGGACCAGTGGCCCGCAGCGACGCCCTGGCAACTGCCGCGGCCCTGCAGGGCTATGCGGGCGTGAACCTGACGGTGAATCTCGCCGCGCCCCACGGTCCCGGCGCCTTCTTCCGATACATGCGCCAGTCCATCAAACAGGAGCTCATCTGCAAGTGGCTGGCGGCCGATGGCCCCGCAGCCCCGCACCTCTGCTCCAAAACTTTCAGCACCATGCACGAGCTGGTCACGCACGTCACCGTGGAGCACGTCGGCGGCCCAGAGCAGGCCAACCACATCTGCTTCTGGGAGGAGTGTCCGCGCCAGGGCAAGCCCTTTAAAGCCAAATACAAACTTGTAAATCACATCCGCGTGCACACGGGCGAGAAGCCCTTCCCCTGTCCTTTCCCGGGGTGTGGGAAGGTCTTTGCTAGATCAGAAAATctcaaaatacacaaaagaacTCACACAGGTCAGTATTCAGCACTGTCTGTCTCGTGCGGAGCCTCTGGGGAAAGCAGGCGCCTCTTCTGGCCCTGGAGCTGAATTTCCTCAAGTTTCATCTGGGGGAAGGGGGGATACTTTGGTGTCACTATGAGCCAAGTCCATGAAATATTAATTATGCCCCTTTATTAGAGTCACCCAAGTTTCCTGAGGCTGTGTGTGGGGAGGATAGTATGGGGTATCTGCTCTGGGTGGTGAGGGTGAACGTGTTTGGGTCTCTGTTATGTCCATATGTGTACTCCCTGCTCatcaaatttgatttttaagGTGTTTAAAATGACGGTGTTCCCCGAAGTCGTAAAGACATAGGAAGAACTAAAACTTCCCGTTGGTTTTGGAATCATGTGGGAAGCATTCTTCATCAGTCAGCCTGAGGATATGACCACCATGTGAACTGAAGGGTCATCGGGTTTTCGGTTCTTTCTCTTGGATTTGGGGTATCATGGACTAACTTCGCTCCTTTTTTGGCGCCTCCTTGATCTGACTCTTGGGACGTTTGACAAACCCCCCCTTTGCTTTAGCAGAGATCCAAGGAGACTCATCCGCCTTAAATGTCATTTACCGAGTTGTTAAGTGAAATGGGGACATGTGTCAACCACATCTATTAGTTCTagttaacagaaagaaaaggggccGGCGCAAGAGCCTGCAAAGTTGAACTCCTCCGGCCAGAAGCATCTCTAATGAATGCAATTGCAAGGAGAAAGTTTTCACACTTCCCAGAACAGCCTGTGAAGTTACATTAATTAGTTTAGCAGCCGATGTTTGTACTCTCCTTAGCTAGGGTTTTCTTGCCCTCACTTCCTCGAAATTTAAGAAGTCAACATCTCCCCgcctccactttgggggcaggcAAAGGGACTCGATGGGGAGAAGAGAGGGTAAGACAAGTTCCATCTTGGTGCCCTATTTCTCCTActctctggcactctgccttacCTCTATTCTTGGTGGAAACTCAGCAATTATTAGAGTAAAATAACTCCACCAGGCTGGCATTGCCCGGGAAAGAAGCTTACTAAATTCTCTCTTATCCCCGAGACCCTGCAATCTTGGGGAGCGTCCCTGGCCAGGACACTGGCACACACACAAAGGCCAGACCAAAGTCCACTTTTAAGCTCTTTTATTTCCCGAGGATGTCTGGAAATGTATGGTTTTCCTGAACTGTTGCCAGGATGCCCCCACCCTCAAGCAAGCGACTGTCatccccctctcccaccctccaagCTTTAACCCGGGGAAGAGGGGGTGAAGTGAGGCCGGATCAGCGCCCTCAGGCCGGCTATTCCAGGAGCTGGCAGCCCGCACCGCGAAGGTAGACGCGCAGTCGTAAGTCAGAGAAGGAACTCATTTTTAATGACGGggattttaaacaaacaaactttTACTGCTCTTTGCCGGCCTACTGTTTGAAGTCCGTGAAGCAGAAAATGGTTAAATTCTTAGTGCAATCGACCTACAGCAGAGAAGCAAGTTCACTGCGCCCGTGCTGGCTCAGGTTTGCGTCTATTCAGGATAGAATTCTAAGTGCGTCCTTTCCACTGGCAGTCCTGATTCATTATAGCTggagtttagaaaaaaaatctacagagcCTGCTGGCTCCAGAGTTTCCCTCAACCTCCCCTCCTCAGTAATGAAAAGGGGGGGGGGCAACAAAATGTTTCTCAAATGGCAATAGACCTCACTACAAATTATTCATGAAGACAGTTCTCGATTCAACAGGAAAATAATTGCCTTTTCAAATATTAATGGCGTTTCATTTCCTCGAGTCGCGGAAACGGCGAATAGGAGCTTATTTTTTCAGGAGTTGAGATTCTCCCGGATCTGAATCCCGGGCCTGGCTTCGGGAGCAGCCGTCCCAAACCCGCGCCGAAAGGTTTTACTGTGTGGAGGTCACAGCAATCCCGGAACAATGGTGCCGCCGCGAGGAAGACGCAGGCCAGCCGCCGAGCTCCAGCCCGACCCCGCTTCCTGGAGCCCTTCACGAAGCCCCTAGGCTGGGGGTTCTCCCCACCTTCCCAGGCTGTTGCTAGACAGAGGCAGGGCTCGGGACCCCAGGTAGAGCAGGAGACCGCGCTGGGACAGACAAGTTCGGACCACCTGGTTCAGCCACAAGTGCGAGAAATGGCGCTGGCCAAGCTGCCCCGCCGCCGGCGAACTTTGTCAGAAGGCCCTGGCGCGAGGCCCGGGCGGAGGCTTCTCCACGTTGCTGAGCCTCTGGGAGGAAACTCTGGGCGTTTCAAGTCcaagccccaggcccaggccgcTCAGGGCGGGCGACGGGGCCCTGGCCAACCCTGCCTTTCCacatctacccacccacccagggCGTAGCGCCCAGAcccggtgggagggagggaggtagtGTGTTGGTTGTGAGGGCCAGTGTTAGGCAAGGAGAGCAGAGCGCCTCTTGCAGCTGGGGAGAGCCCAGGAGGGCGCGGGCGGGTGCGGCCACCTGGCTTCCCAGGGGTCTGGGAACTTCCAGTATCACCTTCAGTGCCACGCTTTTTTCGACCCAGCTTCTCGTCTGGGACGAAATCAATGTTTCTCTTTTACATGAATGTCCATGGTGGCGCTCACAGGATGGGAtaactgtggtggtggtggtgggggataTTTACGAGGGGGAAATCAACCTCAAATTCCATTCCTCCTGTTTTCTCAGCAAATCTTTTCTTTTGCAGACCTTTTTCCATGGTTCTTgtaaatgattttataaaaaaagaaggaagagaggaagaaaagtttcagttttgcagatGCTAACGTAacggggagaaaagaaagggcagATAGGGACTCTGATTTATTCTGCTTCTTTCtcgttttaaaaattaaataaaataaaatggtaccGGTGTGCCAAGAAATGGCAGGTGCTAGAACAGTCCAGTGTTCCACTGTAGTAGCAATACTACTGCAGCATCACGATGCAGCAGCCGGAGGCCGCTGGAGCCTGCTGGAGCCCTGGGCTCACAACCCACTGCCGCTCGGTGGCGAGGGTTGTGCGCAAACCTCTAGCTCAGCCTGAGCCTCAGCAGGGCTCGGGAATAGGGGCTTTGTTCGAACCTGCCCCAAAGCACCCGTCTTTCCTGGAAGCGGCGGGAGAAGACGCCCCCACAAAGGCAACAGCCCTCCAGCAGTACATCTTTTCCTCCTTAGGCAGCCGCTCAGCAGCCGCTCCCTCAACCCAGGGAGCCCGGTGGCATCCATTTGTTTAAAGCGCCTAGAcacctcttcccttccttcctgtagCATCTGCAGCTCCAGCAGAAACCTGGGCTTCTGGGTCCTTTCCTCCTCTACACACCGGCAAATGCTGCCGGCGGTGAGCTCCCGGACTGGGGCTCGGTCTGAGGCCTATGCTTCTACTCTAACGGGCGCTCGCGCCTTCCCGCGGCTCTACAGGGCATCGCAGTACGGACCGGAGTCCCTTGCGGGTGTGCCCGGCTGCCCGCTTGCCTTCTGGGCCTGACCTGACCTCAGCAGCGGCGCGCGCTCAAGTGTGCGATTGCGGGAGAGGCCTCGGATACCGCTTGGCCGCGGCACACCTTATAGCGCCGGCCTCTTCAATCAGGCCGTCGAGGCCCGACCGTCAGGCGCGGTG
The DNA window shown above is from Manis javanica isolate MJ-LG chromosome 3, MJ_LKY, whole genome shotgun sequence and carries:
- the ZIC4 gene encoding zinc finger protein ZIC 4 isoform X1, translating into MSGDRGEPGRCQVQRATAKVQSWKMRYKSSLVMRKRLRLYRNTLKESSSSSGHHGPHLAAASCPSVFPRLHEQPPQASPSSTLNGLLRLGLPGDMYARSESFTPGPVARSDALATAAALQGYAGVNLTVNLAAPHGPGAFFRYMRQSIKQELICKWLAADGPAAPHLCSKTFSTMHELVTHVTVEHVGGPEQANHICFWEECPRQGKPFKAKYKLVNHIRVHTGEKPFPCPFPGCGKVFARSENLKIHKRTHTGEKPFRCEFEGCERRFANSSDRKKHSHVHTSDKPYTCKVRGCDKCYTHPSSLRKHMKVHGRSPPPPPSSGYDSATPSALVSPSSNFGREPPVASSAAVAVRGTDLSE
- the ZIC4 gene encoding zinc finger protein ZIC 4 isoform X2 — its product is MPFGEKKLKINKTLWKKVQSWKMRYKSSLVMRKRLRLYRNTLKESSSSSGHHGPHLAAASCPSVFPRLHEQPPQASPSSTLNGLLRLGLPGDMYARSESFTPGPVARSDALATAAALQGYAGVNLTVNLAAPHGPGAFFRYMRQSIKQELICKWLAADGPAAPHLCSKTFSTMHELVTHVTVEHVGGPEQANHICFWEECPRQGKPFKAKYKLVNHIRVHTGEKPFPCPFPGCGKVFARSENLKIHKRTHTGEKPFRCEFEGCERRFANSSDRKKHSHVHTSDKPYTCKVRGCDKCYTHPSSLRKHMKVHGRSPPPPPSSGYDSATPSALVSPSSNFGREPPVASSAAVAVRGTDLSE
- the ZIC4 gene encoding zinc finger protein ZIC 4 isoform X3; protein product: MRYKSSLVMRKRLRLYRNTLKESSSSSGHHGPHLAAASCPSVFPRLHEQPPQASPSSTLNGLLRLGLPGDMYARSESFTPGPVARSDALATAAALQGYAGVNLTVNLAAPHGPGAFFRYMRQSIKQELICKWLAADGPAAPHLCSKTFSTMHELVTHVTVEHVGGPEQANHICFWEECPRQGKPFKAKYKLVNHIRVHTGEKPFPCPFPGCGKVFARSENLKIHKRTHTGEKPFRCEFEGCERRFANSSDRKKHSHVHTSDKPYTCKVRGCDKCYTHPSSLRKHMKVHGRSPPPPPSSGYDSATPSALVSPSSNFGREPPVASSAAVAVRGTDLSE